In a single window of the Rhizobium tropici CIAT 899 genome:
- a CDS encoding ABC transporter substrate-binding protein, which yields MTILSKLKIAALAAGIAFSVALPAAHADEQYFPLQSYRVGPYAAGGTGFFGGFIDYLNLINTREGGVNGVKLTWDECETQYEVERGVECYERQKSHPNAAAWNPLSVGIAYAMIDRISQDKVPLVTINHGRTDSTDGRVFPYVFPLLLNPYSETSGIVNYIASKLGGLDNLKGKKIVVLYHGSPYGKETIPIYELLSKKYGFDLQQIEVPHPGNEQQSQWLTIRRAKPDYVVLRGWGVMNPVALKTAVKVGYPVDHIIGNVWSNSEEDVIPAGEAAKGYTAITTQASGAEYPVVKEIVKTLYDQGKGNLEDKSRIGSVYHNLGIVNGILNVEAIRIAQEKFGKRTLTGDEVRWGFEHLRLDPARVEALGAKDLFHSINVTWDNHEGNGYVTFQQWDGKKWKVVSDWIAPDWALLRPIIEKSSEAYAKEKGIKLRTSQDAEAATN from the coding sequence ATGACAATCCTCAGCAAACTCAAGATCGCGGCGCTCGCTGCCGGGATCGCCTTCTCCGTGGCGCTTCCCGCCGCACATGCCGACGAGCAATATTTTCCGCTGCAAAGCTATCGTGTCGGCCCATATGCGGCCGGCGGCACTGGCTTCTTCGGCGGCTTCATCGATTACCTGAACCTGATCAACACGCGCGAAGGCGGCGTGAACGGCGTCAAGCTGACCTGGGACGAGTGCGAAACCCAGTATGAGGTCGAACGTGGCGTCGAATGCTACGAACGACAGAAAAGCCACCCCAACGCGGCAGCGTGGAACCCACTTTCCGTCGGCATCGCCTACGCCATGATCGACCGCATTAGCCAGGACAAGGTGCCGCTGGTCACGATCAATCACGGCCGCACCGATTCCACCGATGGCCGCGTCTTCCCTTACGTGTTCCCGCTGCTGCTCAATCCCTACAGCGAAACGTCGGGTATCGTGAACTACATTGCCTCCAAGCTCGGGGGTCTCGACAATCTCAAGGGCAAGAAGATCGTGGTCCTCTACCACGGTTCGCCCTATGGCAAGGAAACCATTCCGATCTACGAACTCCTGTCGAAGAAATACGGCTTCGACCTGCAGCAGATCGAAGTTCCCCATCCCGGCAATGAGCAGCAGTCGCAATGGCTGACGATTCGTCGTGCTAAGCCGGACTATGTCGTCCTACGCGGCTGGGGTGTGATGAATCCCGTCGCACTGAAGACCGCCGTCAAGGTCGGCTATCCGGTCGATCACATCATCGGCAATGTCTGGTCGAATTCCGAGGAAGACGTCATTCCCGCCGGCGAGGCGGCAAAGGGCTACACCGCGATTACCACGCAGGCCTCCGGCGCCGAGTATCCGGTCGTCAAGGAGATCGTGAAGACGCTCTATGACCAGGGCAAGGGCAATCTCGAGGACAAGAGCCGCATCGGTTCCGTCTATCACAACCTCGGTATCGTCAACGGCATCCTGAACGTCGAGGCGATCCGCATCGCGCAGGAAAAGTTCGGTAAGCGAACGCTGACCGGCGATGAGGTCCGTTGGGGCTTCGAACATTTACGGCTTGACCCGGCTCGTGTCGAGGCACTGGGCGCCAAGGACCTGTTCCACTCCATCAACGTCACCTGGGACAACCACGAAGGCAACGGCTACGTGACCTTCCAGCAATGGGACGGCAAGAAGTGGAAGGTGGTTTCCGACTGGATCGCGCCGGATTGGGCTCTATTGCGTCCCATCATCGAAAAATCCTCCGAAGCCTATGCCAAGGAAAAGGGTATCAAGCTGCGCACCTCCCAGGACGCAGAGGCCGCCACCAACTGA
- a CDS encoding ABC transporter ATP-binding protein, whose translation MVDTDILLSVESLRATYNHTITALTDVSFSVKHGEIVALLGANGAGKTTTLKALSNLLPAERGQIVAGRIHFGAIDVTTASPAALVRAGLVQVLEGRHCFRTLTVEENLISGGLGRSATRSEITADLEKIYALFPRLKEKRRVTSGLTSGGEQQMTAIGRALMSRPRLLVLDEPSMGLAPLVVQDIFRTLRRLNEEERLSILVAEQNSAIALKYADRATILENGVTAINGAAADLRQRSEVQDLYLGRKTAASGHLAPLVPATNP comes from the coding sequence ATGGTCGATACCGATATCCTGCTCAGCGTCGAAAGTTTGAGGGCCACCTACAACCACACGATCACGGCACTCACCGATGTCAGCTTCAGCGTCAAGCACGGCGAGATCGTCGCCCTGCTCGGCGCCAATGGCGCGGGCAAGACGACGACGCTCAAAGCGCTCTCCAACCTCCTGCCGGCCGAACGCGGCCAGATCGTTGCGGGACGCATCCACTTCGGCGCAATCGATGTGACTACGGCAAGCCCTGCGGCACTTGTTCGCGCCGGGCTCGTGCAGGTGCTCGAGGGCCGCCATTGCTTCCGGACCTTGACCGTGGAGGAGAACCTGATCTCCGGCGGGCTTGGCCGCAGTGCGACACGCTCTGAAATCACAGCCGATCTCGAAAAAATCTACGCTTTGTTCCCACGCCTCAAAGAAAAGCGCCGCGTGACCTCCGGGCTGACCTCCGGCGGTGAACAGCAGATGACGGCAATCGGCCGCGCCTTGATGTCGAGGCCGCGTTTGCTCGTCCTCGACGAGCCTTCCATGGGCCTGGCACCGCTTGTCGTCCAGGACATTTTCCGGACATTGCGCCGCCTGAATGAAGAGGAAAGACTCTCCATTCTCGTGGCCGAACAGAACTCGGCCATCGCGCTGAAATATGCAGATCGTGCCACGATCCTCGAAAACGGTGTCACAGCCATCAACGGGGCGGCCGCGGATCTGCGCCAACGCAGTGAGGTGCAAGACCTCTATCTTGGGCGCAAAACGGCGGCCAGCGGCCATCTCGCACCCCTAGTCCCCGCAACCAATCCATAA
- a CDS encoding SfnB family sulfur acquisition oxidoreductase encodes MTISQVKTDDAAKAVPPVARPTEPAHIIKSDAEAIAVAKKLAAEFIKDSAKRDRERIWPAAELDAFSQSGLWSINVPKKFGGPEVSYATLAKVIEIISAADSSIGQVAQNHLGVVAAIRTVSDEAQQKLLFGEVLKGTRFGNAFSEFGSKRAVDFETRFTDGGDHVIVKGQKFYSSGALLAHLVPIVALDDEGRAWYAIADRGAPGLTVIDDWSSFGQRTTLSGTVIIDNVTVPKTHLVPGYKGYDKPTADGAIFQIIQVAVDTGIAQAAIDETIDFVRTKSRAWVDSGLERASDDPYTIQAVGDLTLRLHAAQALLEKAGYAIDRAVANPTEDSVAEAQIVTAEAKILSTEIAIAATNKLFELAGTRSTLAEHNLDRHWRNARTHTLHDPVRWKYAILGKYFLNGEKPPLHAWS; translated from the coding sequence ATGACGATTTCGCAAGTGAAGACCGACGATGCCGCAAAGGCGGTTCCACCGGTTGCAAGGCCAACCGAGCCAGCTCACATCATCAAGAGCGATGCCGAGGCGATCGCTGTCGCCAAGAAACTGGCGGCTGAGTTTATCAAGGATTCCGCCAAGCGTGATCGTGAGCGGATTTGGCCGGCGGCCGAACTCGATGCCTTCTCTCAAAGCGGGCTATGGTCGATCAACGTCCCGAAAAAATTCGGTGGGCCAGAGGTTTCCTATGCTACGCTCGCAAAGGTGATCGAGATCATTTCTGCCGCCGATTCATCCATCGGCCAGGTCGCCCAAAACCATCTGGGCGTCGTCGCCGCCATCCGCACCGTCTCCGATGAGGCACAGCAGAAGCTGCTGTTTGGCGAGGTGCTGAAGGGCACTCGTTTCGGCAACGCCTTCTCGGAGTTCGGCTCCAAGCGGGCTGTCGATTTCGAGACCAGGTTTACCGACGGTGGCGACCATGTGATCGTCAAGGGGCAGAAATTCTATTCCTCAGGCGCACTCCTTGCCCATCTGGTGCCGATCGTCGCGCTCGATGACGAGGGGCGCGCCTGGTACGCGATTGCCGACCGCGGCGCACCCGGGCTCACCGTCATTGACGATTGGTCGAGCTTCGGTCAGCGCACGACGCTTTCGGGCACAGTGATCATCGACAACGTCACGGTGCCCAAGACGCATCTGGTGCCAGGCTACAAGGGTTACGACAAGCCGACCGCGGACGGCGCCATTTTCCAGATCATCCAGGTGGCGGTCGATACCGGCATTGCGCAAGCCGCGATCGACGAAACCATCGACTTCGTGCGCACGAAGAGCCGTGCCTGGGTGGACAGCGGCCTCGAGCGCGCCTCCGACGATCCCTATACGATCCAGGCCGTCGGCGATCTGACCTTACGCCTACATGCTGCGCAGGCGCTGCTTGAAAAAGCCGGCTATGCCATCGATCGCGCGGTGGCGAACCCCACCGAGGACAGCGTGGCCGAGGCGCAGATCGTAACAGCCGAGGCAAAAATCCTCTCCACCGAAATCGCGATTGCCGCCACGAATAAGCTGTTTGAACTGGCTGGAACCCGCTCGACACTTGCTGAACACAATCTCGATCGGCATTGGCGTAACGCCCGCACGCATACGCTTCACGATCCGGTCCGGTGGAAATACGCCATCCTCGGCAAGTACTTCCTAAATGGTGAAAAGCCACCGCTTCATGCCTGGAGCTAG
- a CDS encoding GntR family transcriptional regulator — protein sequence MQDTDALSKTEAAYWLLRRDILNTRLRPGASLRLSMLRDTYGVGWTPLREALSRLEAEKLVTAVSNRGFAVAPVSRAELEDLTRARMIVELPLFMESIEKGGPDWESAVVTAHYRLSRCKIVLGSPSDEMADEWDEKHNAFHAALVSAATSNWLQRFRSTIADQLRRHHRFLGLAPTQRAAAGLSIGYEEAAAALQDAMAIEHHTALMDAALDRDIERARALMTEHIGYTLQVYIRSEDKDG from the coding sequence ATGCAAGACACGGATGCCCTAAGCAAGACGGAGGCGGCTTACTGGCTGCTGCGACGCGACATCCTCAATACCAGGTTAAGGCCGGGTGCCTCGCTGAGGTTGAGCATGCTTCGGGATACCTACGGCGTCGGCTGGACGCCGCTACGCGAGGCGCTGTCGCGGCTGGAAGCTGAAAAGCTGGTTACCGCGGTCAGCAATCGCGGCTTTGCGGTCGCCCCCGTATCGCGCGCCGAACTGGAGGATCTGACGCGGGCACGCATGATCGTGGAACTGCCGCTTTTCATGGAATCGATCGAGAAGGGCGGGCCGGATTGGGAATCGGCTGTTGTGACGGCGCATTACCGTCTGTCGCGCTGCAAGATCGTGCTTGGGTCCCCCTCCGACGAAATGGCGGACGAATGGGACGAGAAGCACAATGCCTTTCATGCAGCACTTGTCAGTGCTGCGACATCGAACTGGCTTCAGCGCTTCCGGTCCACCATCGCGGATCAGCTTCGCCGCCACCATCGTTTTCTCGGTCTGGCACCGACGCAGCGCGCGGCCGCCGGCCTCTCCATCGGTTACGAAGAAGCTGCCGCCGCCCTGCAGGACGCCATGGCGATCGAGCATCACACGGCCCTGATGGACGCCGCCCTCGACCGCGATATCGAGCGTGCACGCGCTCTGATGACCGAGCATATCGGCTATACGCTGCAGGTTTATATCCGCTCGGAGGATAAAGACGGGTAA